A window of Zonotrichia leucophrys gambelii isolate GWCS_2022_RI chromosome 11, RI_Zleu_2.0, whole genome shotgun sequence contains these coding sequences:
- the CHST8 gene encoding carbohydrate sulfotransferase 8 isoform X2 — translation MRLTCMFSFILLFGAVGLVVFIHLQDPEEIVHQQTPGIKYNMGFQQPKKDCVSSNNQDRKLRKNTADRAATVKQSNSLEPSESVPTKLQSTDRRQSSIMFAMKDQQKGEEINSIKLHKRRRRFIIKKSPILISMNSSILNLPTLKYEDRNNSKWKSLYEIQGERKRIMRETCSKYKSNNRRIITPYHVSRIFVEDKYRVLYCEVPKAGCSNWKRVLMVLNGLASSTKDIQHNTVHYGNYLKRLDGFDHKGIYHRLSTYTKMLFIREPFEKLVSAFRDKFEHPNNYYHPVFGKAIIARYRVNATKEALRTGSGVKFKEFIQYLLDVHRPVGMDIHWDHVNRLCSPCLIDYDFVGKFESMEEDANFFLHLIGAPQNLTFPKFKDRHSNEERTTTKITQQYFAQLSPSQRQQSYDFYYMDYLMFNYSKPFEDLY, via the exons GGATAAAATATAACATGGGATTCCAGCAACCAAAAAAA GACTGTGTTTCCAGCAATAACCAAGatagaaaattaagaaaaaatactgcagacagagcagcaaCAGTTAAGCAGAGCAATTCATTAGAGCCGTCTGAAAGTGTGCCCACCAAGCTTCAAAGCACCGACAGAAGGCAAAGCAGCATCATGTTTGCTATGAAAGATCAACAGAAAGGTGAAGAAATTAATTCCATCAAGCTCCATAAACGCAGGAGGAGGTTTATAATTAAAAAGAGCCCAATTCTGATTTCCATGAACAGCTCCATTCTCAACCTGCCCACACTTAAATATGAGGATAGAAACAACAGCAAGTGGAAAAGTCTCTATGAGATCCAAGGAGAAAGGAAGCGGATTATGAGGGAGACTTGTTCCAAATACAAGAGTAACAACAGAAGAATAATCACTCCTTACCACGTGTCTAGGATATTTGTAGAGGATAAATACAGGGTTCTGTACTGTGAGGTGCCAAAAGCTGGCTGCTCCAACTGGAAGCGGGTGCTGATGGTGCTGAATGGGCTGGCCTCCTCCACCAAGGACATCCAGCACAACACCGTGCACTATGGCAACTACCTGAAAAGGCTGGATGGCTTTGACCACAAGGGAATCTACCACAGGCTCAGCACCTacacaaaaatgctgtttattcGTGAGCCCTTTGAAAAGCTGGTGTCTGCCTTTCGGGACAAGTTTGAACATCCAAACAACTACTACCACCCGGTCTTTGGGAAAGCCATCATCGCCAGGTACCGTGTCAATGCCACCAAAGAAGCTCTAAGGACAGGCTCTGGAGTCAAGTTTAAAGAGTTCATTCAGTACCTGCTGGATGTACACAGGCCAGTGGGGATGGATATACACTGGGATCACGTCAATAGGCTGTGCAGCCCGTGTTTAATAGACTACGACTTCGTCGGGAAATTTGAAAGTATGGAAGAAGATGCAAACTTTTTCTTGCACTTAATTGGTGCTCCACAAAATTTAACTTTCCCCAAGTTTAAAGATCGTCACTCCAATGAAGAAAGAACTACTACTAAAATTACACAACAGTATTTTGCACAGCTTTCCCCTTCTCAACGACAACAAAGCTATGACTTCTACTACATGGATTACTTGATGTTCAACTACTCCAAACCTTTTGAAGATTTATATTAA
- the CHST8 gene encoding carbohydrate sulfotransferase 8 isoform X1 produces the protein MRLTCMFSFILLFGAVGLVVFIHLQDPEEIVHQQTPGIKYNMGFQQPKKQDCVSSNNQDRKLRKNTADRAATVKQSNSLEPSESVPTKLQSTDRRQSSIMFAMKDQQKGEEINSIKLHKRRRRFIIKKSPILISMNSSILNLPTLKYEDRNNSKWKSLYEIQGERKRIMRETCSKYKSNNRRIITPYHVSRIFVEDKYRVLYCEVPKAGCSNWKRVLMVLNGLASSTKDIQHNTVHYGNYLKRLDGFDHKGIYHRLSTYTKMLFIREPFEKLVSAFRDKFEHPNNYYHPVFGKAIIARYRVNATKEALRTGSGVKFKEFIQYLLDVHRPVGMDIHWDHVNRLCSPCLIDYDFVGKFESMEEDANFFLHLIGAPQNLTFPKFKDRHSNEERTTTKITQQYFAQLSPSQRQQSYDFYYMDYLMFNYSKPFEDLY, from the exons GGATAAAATATAACATGGGATTCCAGCAACCAAAAAAA CAGGACTGTGTTTCCAGCAATAACCAAGatagaaaattaagaaaaaatactgcagacagagcagcaaCAGTTAAGCAGAGCAATTCATTAGAGCCGTCTGAAAGTGTGCCCACCAAGCTTCAAAGCACCGACAGAAGGCAAAGCAGCATCATGTTTGCTATGAAAGATCAACAGAAAGGTGAAGAAATTAATTCCATCAAGCTCCATAAACGCAGGAGGAGGTTTATAATTAAAAAGAGCCCAATTCTGATTTCCATGAACAGCTCCATTCTCAACCTGCCCACACTTAAATATGAGGATAGAAACAACAGCAAGTGGAAAAGTCTCTATGAGATCCAAGGAGAAAGGAAGCGGATTATGAGGGAGACTTGTTCCAAATACAAGAGTAACAACAGAAGAATAATCACTCCTTACCACGTGTCTAGGATATTTGTAGAGGATAAATACAGGGTTCTGTACTGTGAGGTGCCAAAAGCTGGCTGCTCCAACTGGAAGCGGGTGCTGATGGTGCTGAATGGGCTGGCCTCCTCCACCAAGGACATCCAGCACAACACCGTGCACTATGGCAACTACCTGAAAAGGCTGGATGGCTTTGACCACAAGGGAATCTACCACAGGCTCAGCACCTacacaaaaatgctgtttattcGTGAGCCCTTTGAAAAGCTGGTGTCTGCCTTTCGGGACAAGTTTGAACATCCAAACAACTACTACCACCCGGTCTTTGGGAAAGCCATCATCGCCAGGTACCGTGTCAATGCCACCAAAGAAGCTCTAAGGACAGGCTCTGGAGTCAAGTTTAAAGAGTTCATTCAGTACCTGCTGGATGTACACAGGCCAGTGGGGATGGATATACACTGGGATCACGTCAATAGGCTGTGCAGCCCGTGTTTAATAGACTACGACTTCGTCGGGAAATTTGAAAGTATGGAAGAAGATGCAAACTTTTTCTTGCACTTAATTGGTGCTCCACAAAATTTAACTTTCCCCAAGTTTAAAGATCGTCACTCCAATGAAGAAAGAACTACTACTAAAATTACACAACAGTATTTTGCACAGCTTTCCCCTTCTCAACGACAACAAAGCTATGACTTCTACTACATGGATTACTTGATGTTCAACTACTCCAAACCTTTTGAAGATTTATATTAA
- the CHST8 gene encoding carbohydrate sulfotransferase 8 isoform X3, which produces MGFQQPKKQDCVSSNNQDRKLRKNTADRAATVKQSNSLEPSESVPTKLQSTDRRQSSIMFAMKDQQKGEEINSIKLHKRRRRFIIKKSPILISMNSSILNLPTLKYEDRNNSKWKSLYEIQGERKRIMRETCSKYKSNNRRIITPYHVSRIFVEDKYRVLYCEVPKAGCSNWKRVLMVLNGLASSTKDIQHNTVHYGNYLKRLDGFDHKGIYHRLSTYTKMLFIREPFEKLVSAFRDKFEHPNNYYHPVFGKAIIARYRVNATKEALRTGSGVKFKEFIQYLLDVHRPVGMDIHWDHVNRLCSPCLIDYDFVGKFESMEEDANFFLHLIGAPQNLTFPKFKDRHSNEERTTTKITQQYFAQLSPSQRQQSYDFYYMDYLMFNYSKPFEDLY; this is translated from the exons ATGGGATTCCAGCAACCAAAAAAA CAGGACTGTGTTTCCAGCAATAACCAAGatagaaaattaagaaaaaatactgcagacagagcagcaaCAGTTAAGCAGAGCAATTCATTAGAGCCGTCTGAAAGTGTGCCCACCAAGCTTCAAAGCACCGACAGAAGGCAAAGCAGCATCATGTTTGCTATGAAAGATCAACAGAAAGGTGAAGAAATTAATTCCATCAAGCTCCATAAACGCAGGAGGAGGTTTATAATTAAAAAGAGCCCAATTCTGATTTCCATGAACAGCTCCATTCTCAACCTGCCCACACTTAAATATGAGGATAGAAACAACAGCAAGTGGAAAAGTCTCTATGAGATCCAAGGAGAAAGGAAGCGGATTATGAGGGAGACTTGTTCCAAATACAAGAGTAACAACAGAAGAATAATCACTCCTTACCACGTGTCTAGGATATTTGTAGAGGATAAATACAGGGTTCTGTACTGTGAGGTGCCAAAAGCTGGCTGCTCCAACTGGAAGCGGGTGCTGATGGTGCTGAATGGGCTGGCCTCCTCCACCAAGGACATCCAGCACAACACCGTGCACTATGGCAACTACCTGAAAAGGCTGGATGGCTTTGACCACAAGGGAATCTACCACAGGCTCAGCACCTacacaaaaatgctgtttattcGTGAGCCCTTTGAAAAGCTGGTGTCTGCCTTTCGGGACAAGTTTGAACATCCAAACAACTACTACCACCCGGTCTTTGGGAAAGCCATCATCGCCAGGTACCGTGTCAATGCCACCAAAGAAGCTCTAAGGACAGGCTCTGGAGTCAAGTTTAAAGAGTTCATTCAGTACCTGCTGGATGTACACAGGCCAGTGGGGATGGATATACACTGGGATCACGTCAATAGGCTGTGCAGCCCGTGTTTAATAGACTACGACTTCGTCGGGAAATTTGAAAGTATGGAAGAAGATGCAAACTTTTTCTTGCACTTAATTGGTGCTCCACAAAATTTAACTTTCCCCAAGTTTAAAGATCGTCACTCCAATGAAGAAAGAACTACTACTAAAATTACACAACAGTATTTTGCACAGCTTTCCCCTTCTCAACGACAACAAAGCTATGACTTCTACTACATGGATTACTTGATGTTCAACTACTCCAAACCTTTTGAAGATTTATATTAA